The Ictidomys tridecemlineatus isolate mIctTri1 chromosome 1, mIctTri1.hap1, whole genome shotgun sequence DNA window CCCATAACCCTAACTCCCTGGGCATTGCCAAACAATGGCAGAGCCTTCCTCCAGAGTATACAGGGACAAACCTCGGGCACTGAAGAGATTCTGGACAGCTTGACTCAACTCCCTTCTCCCTGCCATGTCCAGCTCCTGCCCTCCTTGACAAGGGAGAAAATTTAAGGGAGTGATGCTTCAAAGAAACCAATGCTGAGCCAGTGTGTCTCTAGCTCCTGGGATTGGGGGCAGGGTGTCCTTCGCTTGGTTTGAGGGGCACAGGAAAAGGCTGCTGTGTCCCCAGGGTCTCCCTCACCACCTTGAAGGCCATCACCAGCTTTTAGGCTCTTTGCTTCTTCAAGCTTCTCAGCTCTTGGCGTGACCCCTGGACATCTGTGGTGGCTTCACTGTTCTCAAACAGCTTTGTCACTTGGTTCTCACAACCCTATGAGGTAGTGGGGGCAGGGATCATGATCCCTGGTTGAAAGCCAATGAACCCAGAACTCACTGAGGTAGGTCCCTCGACCCAGTCCACACAGCTGGCCAGTGGAGAACCAAGACCAGAATGCAACCTCCCAAGTCCTTCCACTGTCTTGCTGAGAACAGGCTGGGGCAAGGGACTTGCATCCTTTTTTCTGCTGGGGCTTTGGGTGGCTCTCAAACAGCCCCACTGAGCACTGGATGAGTCCGTATGCGGTAGATGATGACGGCAGTGGCTGGACACAGCAACAAGGAGGTCATGATGACGATGGTGACCAGGATGATGAGGACAATGGCCCAGATATCCAGGATGTGCTTGGGAAGCACAGCTTCCATGGGGGATTGGCTGATGGCATCCATGCTGCCTCACTCTGCaacacacaggaaaagaaaatcagtgtgTGTACCCTCTGCCTGCCTCCCTGGTGGGAAGGAAAGCTCAGCAGTCAGAAGATAGGATCACGTTTTAGCATGTGATCTTATGGTTTCTGGATCATTAGTTGTACTGTCTTTTTTACTGAAGGCATCCTATGACCAGGGCTTGCAAGGGACTTTTTGTTAACTCACTCAGAACTCAGCTCCCTCACCAGCACAATGAAGGAGGGACTGTACCAACCATCCATGTtttatccatgttttttttttttggtcagtctttttcttcccttatgcccattttacagataaggagtcAAAGCCTTGAAAGAAGAACATGCTGCTAATTTCATCAAGGCATGAACCCAGCTGGGTGGCATTCCAGAGCTTCCATGTTTACATATCAAACTATTGTATTACCggttttcctcagctgtgaaGTGAAAAACTTGCTATTGTTGTCCTGTGCCCCTTCCTCATTACCTTGGTAATAGAACTCCCTCTTTTCTAAGAAGAGCCTGCCTGTTCCCTTTGGGTTGGTTTGGGCACTCACCCAAGCACAGGGAAGGAGATGTGACCTAGCCTTTCCCACTACAAATCCCAGAGTCACATTCAGGGATAGGCGAGTGACCCAGGTTCATCATCCAAAGTCCTCCAGTACTTTCATGGACAAGCTCTTGGAATAGCGTACTATTTCTCCTGGAATTGCTAAAATAAAAGGATGTGAGTCTGGAAGGGATGGGCCAAGGGCTACTTTGCTCACAGTTGGAGAGTCTGTCCTAGAGCTGGAAAGACAGACCGGCCTCAAAGCTCATGTGAGCACCTGAACCCAGCCAAGTTTGATGACATCTGAAACCCTGAACATCCCACATGTGGGAGCAATAATTCCCTCTTTCTGTTCAAGCCATAACTCATTTGGTGTCTGTCTActgcagccaaaaaaaaaaaaaaatgcagatgagAAGGATGTAAATCAGTCATCTCCAATTATATTTTATTcgtattttattcaaatttaggGTCTTAATCATTATTTCACAGCACCCTGGCCAAAAGAAATACCTAGCATTTATGTATATTAAGTAGATAGGTTGCATCAGTTTAATAAGTATTTGTATCCTAACAATTTAGCAACTGTTTAAAAATGCacacaatttgaaaaatattgtttcattattAGCTAGTTCCTTACTAACAGAATGTGTACACCTGTTGGGCTCTGTGTGAGTTTTCAAACATTGGAACAGGAACTGGCCAGTGCTATCCCCTTTTCTTATTCCACAGTAATATTTGCCCAATAGTAATATTATGGGAACCATCAGAAAATATAACTCCACAATATATGACATCACCAAAAGAAATGTAGTATGCTTCATGTTAAACTGTAAGCTACCTGTTTGCATAATGTCTgagaccattcttttttttttttttaaagagagagtgaaagaggagggagagaggagagagagagagagagagaatttttaatatttattttttagttctcagcggacacaacatctttgttggtatgtggtgcctgggatcgaacccgggccgcacgcatgccaggtgagcgcgctaccgcttgagccacatccccagcccctgagaccATTCTTTATgtcaaaaaatgttaaagatcCTGCAACACCCCTCTCTTgcttttcatcaagatttttttctttttccttttcttcttttctctggttGATTGTGACCTTGATGGTACATGTACATTTATACAtcatcatatttgtttttttctcatttctaacatTTCTGAAGCTAGTTATTATTCATGGATTTGCTTTTTGTgaactaggatgtttgattagtgtattttagttttgtgttgtaatcttttatttttatttttttaaaaaattttactttacttctatatatttttctactacctacctgtttcccttgattctctctttTACTATTCCTTTAATATGTTACTTTgatcttttcttctcctctctcatGACCATCACGtcctatatcacttctgttctctccctgtctaccatttgaaattataaaccttTTGCAAACTTGTTGTTCTACTGTAGAAAATAACTAATCATATCATTtatgtttattgtgataattaacagtGACGATATCATAGAATAACTATTTGTTTTAATGCTATATGTCATTttcattggttgttgttattatttgtttctatCTAAACAATGATGTaatggaaaccttcagggacattGTAAGTATACAGAGTAGAAACTCTACttcctcagatccatactgttaaaTGAGTAGAAAcacaaaatgacaataaaaagcaagggaacaaagcaaaccaagatactccaataacagaacCCATCAACACTAcgatggaagaaatgtcagagaaggacttagaatgtacatagttaaactgatctgtgacgTGAAGGATAgtataaggaatgaaatcagGGAGAAATAAGTGATTGAAAAGCTCACTTTAATAAAGAAGTGGTCCTTTCAATAAagaagagattctgaaaagaagtGAAGCAGAAATCAtcaaagtgaagaaaataatagtccaaattaaaaatgcaacagagggctggcgttgtggctcagtggtggcacgcttgcctagcaagttcgaggccttggtttcaatcctcagcaccacataaaaacaaataaaggtattatgtccaactacacctaaaaaataaatattaaaaaaaatgcaacagaaagcatcaccaaccAGGAGAGATCATCAGGACACAGCCTGGGATGCAAGTGTCCCCAAACTCTCCCCTTTGAGTATCCTGCCCAAATGATATCACTGGATTCTTTTCCCTAGACAGATGCTGAGGAGTCTTTGTGAAATAGGAGGAGGCCCTTTGGAAGGTAACCCAGGGATCAAGTTCAAGTAGAGAGTGGCAGCAATACCAAGAGAGAACCAGACACCATAGGGAGCATCTTCCTGAGTTTACCAAGTGAGACTTCCAAGGAGGATGCATTCCATATAGGGACCAAGTATACCTGCACACAAATGGATCAAAGGTGTCACTAAACAATTTGCCTTATATCCACCCCATatctgttctgttctgttctgttctcCAGTCTGTTCCATTTCATAAATGTTCTGtcatgtgtttgtttgtttgttttttttttaaatgctggacAGAAACTACTAACCTGATTTCATGATAGAAAGACCATGACAGGAAAAATGTCACATCTCAATTCTGGTGTCTTTATCGATAAAACACTAAAGGCTCTCAGTTTACCCATGTAGACACAATTTGAGAGGACAGGCAAGAGAAGCCAAATTACAAAGTGCACCTTTGCTTTGAAGCTATAGACTGTGGAATTCACACCCACTTAAAGCAAGACCACAGAGCTCAGCATGCAGAGTGCACATTGCAGTGTGGGCTCTTTTGTGAAAGATACTCTTCATTTCATTGGGTTAACTTGTCTCATGGAGTTGATATTGTTCTTGTTTAGACTGTTACCATATAATTCTTTTAAGAAAGGATCTCTGGTGCAGGAGCATGAAGGTGAATAACACCTTTGTCACATACCCAGATGTTGTTTATTTAAAATCAGGACCAAACCTGGTGTGtttgtgtggggtggggggtaggaggctgaggcaggaggatcacaagttcaaagccagcttcaacaaagtagtgaggccctaaataactcagtgagaccctgactctaaataaaatatttttcaaaaaggctaagaaaaatttttttaaaa harbors:
- the LOC101960089 gene encoding small integral membrane protein 3, with the protein product MDAISQSPMEAVLPKHILDIWAIVLIILVTIVIMTSLLLCPATAVIIYRIRTHPVLSGAV